From the genome of Macrobrachium nipponense isolate FS-2020 chromosome 29, ASM1510439v2, whole genome shotgun sequence, one region includes:
- the LOC135206307 gene encoding mucin-2-like, producing MVIMTKFKNFLPVILCAGCLCECVMLGRFDNNDSIKRLATFQDKTATTIRSKSLDKLAEAVNFSDVRQLLTEENEHVDSYESSKLFSPPESLTGKNNEPSKLFSQSKGLSRESKVTRRSPKTIIHSKNEILSSYLRAINLPQYEPEQLYKQVKYLHDTLQNHPLYYSLLSHDTLQTLVEEVSVLSDNIINLFNNTYTETLDAQIPPEGMEETLLMHGTSSAAPMGPQGRPRPSLYYAKDPPMSPGSSSLQTDKVDEVSLNTNSSRPILSTNLFSAIYTLHNQISVAEPLVHKAGAILQDMLTEKNIDEDTAINLLPTLLPMVLHEGDASSLPSTSLSTPPQPPSSSSLTLSPASPSSEQSHISSVSNTEKQTHQSISTSAVDFISSSNKSVHSSSSALTSTLQMTELLSLNQSKNLQNSTLMQSSTSTILPASAFHSDAIALETVLHNTTSTVTVTHYLTTTTSKYTSSLSNNYPITLINMAVPTSSAPSYSPQVTSSELNSLHPDNLTENYANLSHDADLTGNFISQMLTSWTTSSGNLDENTEDSPHNNNSLPSSYITVYEQQLTTENTSTVPDFLETTDENVSTLLNNISPTSAGNISLPIDHVGDHVNQDHPVKYSETTQITPSIHLISSSIRRDPSDNKDIQNQEVAVPLSDTKMLVRSTTFSGGSEPQEFTTMTAMYGKPPITQVVLKLPVNSTNMKHTIAAEPNMTLPHKGSYESMFPDIISQLVATTPLMTDADESVLTLPSKSFSSISTPSLLTKVKPDVQNSQVNTFNVETPVISTSNSYVPTNSLAFTSEEDLLSSLPTGSVHDKMHISFTETEKSPVASSIAIQELENYEKITSTKKNDSYILPVKLLPTHSFSSINKIYDSPTKNFNTVHTEPKPPQGQFQHTTNTAQILTVFHDKPTDNHSFKAASTVTTNIVTLSLPVHFIIISTVILHPATRLTAPLAAFSYHSLQGSVITATQVPTVVETQFTTDMTQNPFNTSFLHGSFAEPQIILNKTKNVWTAELSYTASTKIPITASEAQNFSVTEFLATKFLTPQTISDLIQKAIEVKSPDTDGDVLTHKAQSLFVDASPTTSFSVVHYSSKQTTNKLTTVHPVTKFVGQHFTLCTSLITGNPALHITSHFLHDSEITKDQYLTIITHSVTKTTTVTQYAAQTSSYINNEYFLQESNVSPIYLDNNDNKVQISLTGNIKQTPLILSSHKNNFIQNQWINFQELWHSPSLKNSSEQNSENVNISAEVPYSLENNSSVYSTKNNLSIPSTNYYSPSLHSSSFHGPSKQSTESTNKPAKDQKLPVNSIRDNISLSDQTIPSNNPELTSWNIHKIQISTMLNDSISNPLATQYIPINYEDGVRLVTDQKPVSNATAVSSSTQRSPASLSSHVNGYSKVSFDTVNVQDLSTSTHQASFQNNISFQEAQNSSSQNRNHSSKPEKELLKAASPPLGITETAPDLLNKYQYAPPNIKSSNENITVNSSSHSYFHQTDFNHSKHNLLKTQTRTQTGDTVTHQLPSDKQETSPEILTVSQHKHTNSHLHNPLTVDISDLFSSSSGPLTLSSLIISYLSSSLENKTENNHSNLHKQPSPQKSSQPLRQQSNGLQFPVTSRPEIPLDSPTLATQIQYPIVHIINPNPDRTLPPLSFNISQPPTSYDNMSEHKLVQEEGTSEKGDDEFLNLMKQSLNLVSPIIPWKQSDNNKPFSIAEYVDRWVSLAFPETNMAKSYSRVLSETSGTASDTSNRDNRARITFHNAKDDGWVKINEQLGLPGLQMPLQDSIVVFNDNRDFTPHSHESLYRRPRYTISATSNTEPTALLPQYEDSTTKPAKVTSKLIIHQRTSPPQIFDRLSLLFADGSTTQPPITTTTLKEDLSAEQLHNALLLLSHLQDIFNNQQQADAPQQLSASPSLFQQPSQPGIQVSVTHNTPNGNHNSDFDVLRQPLGPPLPVAYQPNVGFQDYRPGYHPSYGTNQGYPGNPPVANQFFNNPYPQYPYPYPYHIPQFLCQGGGASTSTSTGPGSASAAAAAGGGCGGGSTSTSTSVGQSAGAAPGTVSVGTNTQGSDRVTLSPSPGSGQASVVRPPAIPERDFSSADSSSTTRSPPFNIRFGSRSTTTTPVPQIEKDNYVRVLTALNTLMQYLNATRQQQQPQQQQQQVQGINSFASMRRTSVPLSNPASKFVLHPLRRPQPQPTRRPIPRPFLDYLSTVLDNAVSNPPSLPAQVIQLPSQDYQGHIGQGHHGQLAAVETCMSCK from the exons ATGGTGATCATGACTAAATTCAAGAATTTTTTACCTGTGATTCTGTGCGCTGGGTGTTTATGTGAGTGTGTTATGCTTGGAagatttgataataatgatagcatAAAAAGGCTTGCTACTTTTCAAGACAAGACAGCAACCACCATTCGTTCAAAGTCGTTAGACAAACTCGCTGAAGCTGTGAATTTTAGTGATGTTAGGCAACTGCTGACGGAGGAAAACGAACATGTTGACAGCTACGAATCTAGCAAATTATTCAGCCCACCAGAGAGTTTGACGGGAAAGAACAATGAGCCTAGTAAACTATTTAGTCAATCTAAAGGCTTATCACGAGAAAGCAAAGTAACCCGGAGGTCTCCAAAAACGATAATACATTCGAAGAATGAGATATTAAGTTCGTATCTGAGAGCCATCAATCTGCCTCAGTACGAGCCTGAGCAACTGTACAAGCAGGTCAAATACCTGCACGACACCTTGCAAAACCATCCCTTATACTACAGCCTCCTGTCACACGACACGCTTCAAACGCTGGTTGAGGAAGTCTCTGTCCTCTCAGACAACATCATAAACTTGTTTAATAACACTTATACTGAAACACTAGATGCTCAAATTCCACCAGAGGGAATGGAGGAAACTTTGCTCATGCATGGTACTTCATCGGCAGCTCCTATGGGCCCGCAGGGAAGGCCACGCCCTTCCCTTTATTATGCCAAGGATCCACCAATGTCGCCTGGCTCATCATCTTTGCAAACTGATAAGGTTGATGAAGTCTCCTTGAATACTAATTCGTCTAGGCCTATCCTTAGCACAAATCTTTTCAGTGCGATTTATACGTTACATAACCAGATAAGCGTGGCTGAGCCTTTGGTACACAAAGCAGGTGCAATACTTCAAGACATgctcacagaaaaaaatattgatgagGATACAGCCATTAACCTTCTTCCTACACTTCTGCCCATGGTACTACATGAGGGAGATGCCTCGTCTTTACCATCAACATCATTATCAACACCACCACAGCCACCCTCCTCATCCTCGTTAACACTATCACCAGCATCACCCTCATCGGAACAATCACACATTTCAAGCGTGAGtaatacagaaaaacaaacacaTCAGTCAATAAGCACTTCAGCTgttgattttatttcatcttcaaaCAAGTCTGTACACTCGTCCTCCTCCGCTCTTACTTCGACCTTACAGATGACAGAGCTTCTCTCACTTAACCAGtccaaaaatttacaaaattcaacaCTTATGCAATCATCAACATCTACTATTCTTCCTGCATCAGCTTTTCACTCAGATGCAATTGCTTTAGAAACTGTTCTTCATAATACCACATCAACAGTTACAGTAACACATTATTTAACCACAACCACTTCCAAATATACATCCAGTTTGTCAAACAATTACCCCATTACATTAATCAATATGGCTGTACCTACAAGTTCTGCACCATCATATTCTCCCCAAGTTACAAGCAGTGAGCTTAATAGCTTACATCCCGATAATCTCACAGAGAATTATGCAAACCTCTCACATGATGCAGACTTAACAGGAAATTTCATCAGTCAAATGCTAACATCCTGGACAACTTCATCTGGAAATCTTGATGAGAACACTGAGGATTCTCCTCACAACAACAATAGCCTACCGAGCAGTTACATCACTGTTTATGAACAGCAGTTAACCACTGAGAACACCTCAACAGTTCCAGATTTTCTTGAAACAACTGATGAAAATGTCAGCACTTTACTTAACAATATTTCTCCAACTTCAGCTGGAAATATCAGCCTGCCTATCGACCACGTCGGCGACCATGTCAATCAAGACCATCCAGTGAAGTATTCAGAGACTACGCAGATTACCCCTAGCATCCATTTAATCAGCAGCAGCATAAGAAGAGATCCATCTGACAACAAAGACATCCAG AATCAAGAAGTTGCTGTCCCTCTTTCAGACACAAAAATGCTAGTAAGGAGCACAACCTTTTCTGGAGGGTCTGAACCTCAGGAATTTACAACAATGACAGCAATGTATGGGAAGCCCCCCATAACACAAGTTGTTTTAAAATTACCAGTCAACAGTACAAACATGAAACACACCATAGCAGCTGAACCCAACATGACACTGCCGCACAAAGGTAGCTATGAAAGCATGTTTCCTGATATAATTTCCCAACTTGTAGCAACAACACCGTTGATGACTGATGCTGATGAAAGCGTTCTTACTTTGCCTTCTAAATCCTTTTCATCTATTAGTACACCATCACTATTGACAAAAGTAAAACCAGATGTCCAAAATTCCCAAGTAAATACCTTTAATGTTGAAACTCCAGTCATATCTACCTCTAACTCATATGTACCCACGAACAGTCTAGCTTTCACCTCAGAAGAGGATTTGCTTTCATCACTACCGACAGGATCAGTTCATGATAAAATGCACATTTCCTTCACTGAAACTGAAAAATCACCAGTTGCAAGTTCCATAGCTATACAAGAactggaaaattatgaaaaaataacttcCACCAAAAAGAATGATTCATATATTTTACCAGTAAAACTTCTCCCTACTCATAGTTTTTCCTCAATCAACAAAATCTACGATTCTCCGACAAAAAATTTCAACACTGTGCATACTGAACCTAAGCCGCCTCAGGGTCAATTCCAGCATACAACAAATACAGCCCAGATCCTAACAGTTTTTCATGACAAACCCACTGACAATCATTCTTTCAAAGCTGCATCCACAGTCACAACAAATATTGTTACATTATCGCTTCCtgttcactttattattatttcaacagtCATTCTTCACCCTGCCACTAGACTCACGGCTCCGTTGGCAGCTTTTTCTTACCATTCTCTGCAGGGATCTGTTATTACAGCAACCCAAGTACCAACTGTTGTTGAGACGCAATTCACAACTGACATGACACAGAATCCTTTCAACACCAGTTTTTTGCATGGAAGTTTTGCTGAACCacagatcattttaaataaaacaaaaaatgtttggACTGCAGAGCTTTCGTACACTGCCTCAACCAAAATACCAATCACTGCAAGCGAGGCACAAAACTTTTCTGTCACTGAGTTTTTGGCAACTAAATTCCTCACACCACAGACTATATCAGATTTGATTCAAAAGGCAATCGAGGTCAAGTCCCCAGATACTGATGGAGACGTGCTCACACATAAAGCACAAAGCCTTTTTGTTGATGCATCCCCAACCACCAGTTTTTCTGTAGTACATTACTCgtcaaaacagacaacaaataagCTTACTACTGTTCACCCAGTAACAAAATTTGTTGGCCAGCATTTCACT CTATGTACATCACTTATTACAGGAAATCCAGCTCTACACATAACATCCCACTTTCTGCATGACTCAGAAATAACCAAAGATCAGTACCTTACCATCATTACACATTCTGTCACGAAAACGACCACAGTAACACAATATGCCGCACAAACGTCTTCATACATAAATAATGAATACTTCCTTCAGGAGAGCAATGTTTCGCCGATATACCTAGACAATAATGACAATAAAGTTCAGATTTCACTTACTGGGAATATAAAACAAACGCCACTAATTCTGAGCTCCCACAAAAACAATTTTATACAAAATCAGTGGATAAATTTTCAAGAACTTTGGCATTCACCATCATTAAAAAATTCATCAGAACAAAACTCTGAGAATGTGAACATTTCAGCTGAGGTTCCATATAGTCTTGAAAATAACAGCAGTGTTTattcaacaaaaaataacctaAGCATACCATCAACAAATTATTATTCACCttcactgcattcatcatcattCCATGGTCCCTCAAAACAAAGTACTGAAAGCACAAACAAACCAGCAAAAGATCAGAAGTTACCTGTCAACAGTATAAGAGACAATATTTCTTTAAGTGACCAGACTATACCATCTAACAACCCAGAATTAACTTCTTGGAATATacacaaaattcaaatttccacaATGCTAAATGACAGCATCTCTAATCCCCTGGCAACTCAATATATTCCCATAAATTACGAAGATGGGGTTCGCTTGGTAACTGATCAAAAACCAGTGTCAAACGCAACAGCAGTTTCATCTTCAACCCAACGCTCACCAGCTTCATTGTCTTCACACGTTAATGGCTATAGTAAAGTATCATTTGACACAGTTAATGTTCAAGATTTATCTACAAGCACGCACCAAGCATCTTtccaaaataacatttctttccaAGAGGCTCAAAATTCTTCCTCCCAAAATCGCAACCATTCAAGTAAGCCAGAAAAAGAATTACTGAAAGCTGCTTCACCACCGTTAGGTATTACTGAAACAGCACCTGATTtactaaataaatatcaatatgcACCACCAAACATCAAATCCTCCAACGAAAATATTACAGTAAATTCAAGTTCACATTCCTATTTTCACCAAACTGACTTTAATCACTCTAAACACAATCTACTCaagacacagacacgcacacagaCAGGAGATACTGTTACTCATCAACTAccaagtgacaaacaagagacaagTCCAGAAATCCTGACAGTTTCCCAACATAAGCATACAAACAGCCATCTTCATAATCCTCTTACAGTAGATATTTCTGACTTATTCTCATCATCTTCAGGTCCATTAACATTATCTTCGCTTATCATCAGTTATTTATCTTCGTCtctagaaaataaaactgaaaataatcacTCAAACCTCCATAAGCAACCCAGTCCACAAAAAAGCTCTCAACCTTTGCGTCAACAAAGTAATGGATTGCAGTTTCCAGTAACATCCAGACCTGAGATTCCTCTTGACAGTCCAACACTGGCAACACAGATTCAGTACCCCATAGTCCATATAATCAATCCTAATCCTGACAGAACCCTTCCTCCTTTATCATTTAACATCTCACAGCCTCCTACAAGTTATGATAATATGTCCGAGCACAAGCTGGTTCAAGAGGAGGGTACATCTGAAAAGGGCGATGACGAATTTCTTAATTTGATGAAGCAATCCCTTAATTTAGTAAGTCCTATAATCCCTTGGAAGCAATCAGACAACAATAAGCCCTTCAGCATTGCAGAATACGTGGACAGATGGGTTAGTTTAGCTTTTCCTGAGACAAACATGGCCAAAAGCTATTCTAGAGTACTCTCTG aAACTTCTGGCACAGCATCTGACACAAGTAACAGAGACAATCGTGCAAGAATAACTTTTCACAACGCTAAGGATGATGGAtgggtaaaaataaatgaacagcttGGTTTACCAGGGTTACAAATGCCTCTACAAGACTCCATCGTGGTATTTAATGATAATCGGGACTTCACCCCTCATTCTCATGAATCATTATATAGACGTCCGCGGTATACAATATCAGCGACTTCTAACACCGAACCAACAGCACTATTACCACAATATGAAGATTCTACCACTAAACCAGCAAAAGTAACATCCAAGTTAATTATTCATCAAAGAACTTCACCTCCACAAATCTTTGATCGTCTCAGTTTGTTATTTGCAGATGGAAGCACAACCCAGCCACCAATCACAACTACAACACTGAAAGAAGACCTATCTGCAGAGCAGTTACACAATGCCCTCCTACTCTTGTCTCACCTGCAAGACATCTTTAACAACCAGCAACAGGCAGATGCCCCTCAACAGCTTTCAGCATCACCATCCTTGTTCCAGCAACCTTCGCAGCCAGGCATCCAGGTATCAGTTACCCACAATACTCCAAATGGAAACCATAATTCTGACTTTGATGTACTGAGGCAGCCCCTTGGTCCTCCTCTACCAGTGGCCTATCAACCAAATGTTGGGTTTCAAGATTACAGGCCTGGTTATCATCCTTCATATGGAACCAACCAAGGTTATCCAGGAAACCCACCAGTAGCAAATCAGTTTTTCAACAACCCATACCCACAATATCCTTATCCTTACCCATACCACATTCCTCAATTTCTATGCCAGGGAGGTGGAGCATCAACAAGTACATCTACAGGACCAGGAAGTGCCTCTGCAGCTGCAGCTGCAGGAGGTGGATGCGGCGGAGGCTCCACTTCCACTTCTACGTCAGTAGGACAGAGTGCTGGTGCAGCACCAGGAACAGTATCCGTTGGCACCAATACTCAGGGGTCAGATCGGGTGACTCTGTCGCCTAGTCCAGGTTCAGGCCAGGCTTCAGTTGTACGTCCTCCAGCAATACCAGAGAGGGATTTTTCCAGTGCAGATTCTTCTTCAACCACACGTTCTCCCCCTTTCAACATAAGGTTTGGGAGTCGCTCAACCACCACAACCCCTGTCCCCCAAATTGAAAAAGATAACTATGTCAGGGTATTAACAGCACTTAATACACTCATGCAGTACCTCAATGCTACAAGACAGCAACAGCAgccacaacagcaacaacaacaagtacAAG GCATTAATTCATTTGCATCAATGAGGAGGACATCTGTGCCGCTGTCAAATCCTGCATCAAAATTTGTGTTACACCCATTACGCCGACCCCAACCTCAACCGACAAGACGACCAATACCTAGACCTTTTCTTGATTACTTAAGCACTGTGTTAGATAATGCAGTTTCAAACCCACCTAGCCTACCTGCACAAGTTATACAACTACCAAGTCAAGACTATCAAGGCCACATCGGGCAAGGTCACCATGGACAACTAGCAGCTGTTGAGACTTGCATGtcctgtaaatga